From the Alloalcanivorax dieselolei B5 genome, one window contains:
- a CDS encoding alpha/beta hydrolase, translating to MLTGMLSKTLHPGLLPWLTRLNHLIEEQRRKGIEATPAMVRDSLAGMTETLVTRIPDIAGVRDLVMDADGHAIAVRAYDPAPGQRKPVCLFFHGGGHMAGSVQVYDPICRKLAEASGHLLLSVEYRLTPEHPYPAGLEDCLAVTRGLYPLLSREGYPVQRSLTLVGDSGGGALAATLSALLQDDEAHRPQRQILIYPSLDYTLEQPSVQENSHGYLLETPRIEWYLDHYFQHGEDRRAHSPLYMPMGTGMPETLVITAGLCPLRDEGLRYLDRISEAGIPHQHVHFPDMIHAYLNLEDLVPEACEETYRCIGEFLGRMPRT from the coding sequence ATGTTGACAGGAATGCTGAGCAAGACCCTTCACCCCGGTCTGTTGCCCTGGCTCACCCGGCTCAACCATCTGATCGAGGAACAACGCCGCAAAGGCATCGAAGCCACCCCCGCCATGGTGCGCGACAGCCTGGCGGGGATGACCGAAACCCTGGTCACCCGCATTCCCGACATCGCCGGAGTGCGCGATCTGGTGATGGATGCGGACGGACACGCCATCGCGGTGCGCGCCTACGATCCGGCACCGGGCCAGCGCAAGCCGGTGTGTTTGTTTTTTCACGGCGGCGGCCACATGGCCGGCAGTGTCCAGGTGTACGACCCGATCTGCCGCAAACTGGCCGAGGCCAGCGGTCACCTGCTGCTGTCGGTGGAATACCGGCTGACACCGGAGCACCCCTACCCGGCGGGTCTGGAGGACTGCCTGGCGGTGACACGCGGGCTCTATCCGCTGCTGTCCCGGGAAGGCTATCCGGTGCAACGGTCACTGACGCTGGTCGGGGACTCCGGCGGCGGCGCTTTGGCCGCCACGCTTTCCGCCCTGCTGCAGGACGATGAGGCACATCGCCCGCAACGCCAGATTCTGATCTACCCGAGCCTGGATTACACCCTGGAACAGCCGTCAGTGCAGGAAAACAGCCACGGCTATTTGTTGGAAACACCCCGCATCGAGTGGTACCTGGACCATTACTTCCAGCACGGCGAGGACCGGCGCGCCCATTCTCCGCTGTACATGCCCATGGGCACGGGCATGCCGGAGACCCTGGTGATCACCGCCGGCCTGTGCCCACTGCGCGACGAGGGCCTGCGCTACCTCGACCGAATCAGTGAAGCCGGCATCCCTCATCAGCATGTGCATTTCCCGGACATGATTCACGCTTATCTGAATCTGGAGGATCTGGTGCCGGAAGCGTGCGAGGAAACTTACCGGTGTATCGGTGAATTCCTGGGCCGGATGCCCCGAACTTGA
- a CDS encoding hotdog family protein gives MSETLPRFHALKVGDQATVSRHFSAGDLSQWCALVNFPEAQCATVPEPLIAGLFSYLLGEELPGHGTNYLKQSLHFEQDADVGEALTAKVTVTRLRADKALVNLATECTGANGRMICSGEALVLFQC, from the coding sequence GTGAGCGAGACCCTGCCCCGTTTTCACGCCCTGAAGGTCGGCGACCAGGCCACCGTCTCCCGTCATTTCAGCGCTGGGGACCTGAGCCAGTGGTGCGCGCTGGTCAACTTCCCCGAGGCCCAATGCGCCACCGTGCCGGAACCGCTTATCGCCGGCCTGTTTTCCTATCTGCTTGGCGAGGAGTTACCCGGCCACGGCACCAACTATCTCAAACAGAGCCTGCACTTCGAACAGGACGCCGACGTGGGCGAAGCGCTCACCGCCAAAGTCACCGTGACCCGCCTGCGCGCCGACAAGGCGCTGGTGAATCTGGCCACCGAATGCACCGGCGCCAATGGCCGGATGATCTGTTCCGGCGAAGCCCTGGTGCTGTTTCAATGTTGA
- a CDS encoding MaoC/PaaZ C-terminal domain-containing protein: MALNKARLEQAVTLSQQDFDDFAEISGDHNPIHVDPQYASVTRFGATVSHGMLLFSHLRALIARSWPGATLSMQELMFPAPAYAGEALTVIVEARQQDDLFTTRVVKADGGVCLEGRARIHIAEENTP, encoded by the coding sequence ATGGCGCTGAATAAAGCACGGCTGGAGCAGGCCGTGACCTTGTCCCAACAGGACTTTGATGATTTCGCCGAGATCAGCGGCGATCACAACCCCATCCATGTGGATCCCCAGTACGCCTCGGTGACTCGCTTCGGCGCCACCGTTTCCCACGGCATGCTGTTGTTTTCCCATCTGCGCGCGCTGATCGCCCGGTCCTGGCCCGGTGCCACCCTGTCCATGCAGGAACTGATGTTCCCCGCCCCCGCCTACGCCGGCGAGGCATTGACGGTGATCGTCGAAGCGCGGCAACAGGACGATCTATTCACTACCCGCGTGGTCAAGGCCGACGGCGGCGTCTGCCTGGAAGGCCGCGCCCGTATTCACATCGCCGAGGAGAACACCCCGTGA
- a CDS encoding acyl-CoA synthetase has translation MEMFDLLAQRARVTPDRLALEDLHDGERYNYAQLNERAARLAAAARQQWGLREGDRLAWLGHSRSEFFAMLYGCAKAGLILVPLNWRLAVPELEVLMADCQPGALIFGDELADAARALGSAFTDLTLVALDQPVGSERHYHQDLQQVTPDLSAHPEKSPDTPWYLLYTSGTTGRPKGVVQTFRMMLANYLNIGLAVNLTGEDVLLNVLPLFHTAGINLYSSAVFFVGGAVLVARNFEPQQALEILEQRATIFFGVPAVYQALLEQPGFSGERLRRVRSWGCGGAPLSLPVAQSYVEHGIHVRTGMGMTETGPTVFLLDEDKVIEKIGSVGRPQLLTEVRIVDRDGRDVPDGEAGELLIRGPNITPGYWNRPDATAEAIEADGWLHSGDVARRDNDGFYYIVDRWKDMYISGGENVYPAEVEKALEQHPAIAEVAVVGIADERWGEVGKACYVLRPDSHVDEDALRAHCRERLAGYKVPKVFQCLPALPRNALGKVTKQELRNGAE, from the coding sequence ATGGAAATGTTCGACCTGCTGGCCCAACGCGCCCGGGTAACCCCGGACCGGCTGGCACTGGAAGATCTGCACGACGGCGAACGCTACAACTACGCGCAGCTCAACGAACGGGCGGCGCGGCTGGCGGCGGCGGCCCGTCAGCAATGGGGGTTGCGGGAAGGCGACCGGCTCGCCTGGCTCGGTCACAGCCGCTCGGAATTCTTCGCCATGCTGTACGGCTGCGCCAAGGCCGGCCTGATTCTGGTGCCGCTGAATTGGCGTCTGGCGGTGCCGGAGCTGGAAGTCCTGATGGCCGATTGCCAGCCCGGGGCCTTGATCTTCGGTGACGAACTGGCCGATGCGGCCCGCGCCCTGGGGAGCGCCTTCACCGACCTGACGCTGGTGGCGCTGGATCAGCCGGTCGGCTCGGAGCGTCACTATCACCAGGATCTTCAACAGGTGACCCCGGATCTCAGCGCGCACCCGGAAAAGAGTCCGGACACGCCCTGGTACCTGCTCTACACCTCCGGCACCACCGGCCGGCCCAAGGGCGTGGTGCAGACGTTTCGCATGATGCTGGCCAACTACCTGAACATCGGTCTGGCGGTGAACCTCACCGGCGAGGACGTGCTGCTCAACGTGCTGCCGCTGTTCCACACCGCCGGCATCAATCTCTATTCCAGCGCGGTGTTTTTTGTTGGCGGCGCCGTGCTGGTGGCGCGTAACTTCGAGCCGCAGCAGGCACTCGAAATATTGGAACAGCGGGCGACCATTTTCTTCGGCGTGCCGGCGGTGTACCAGGCGCTGCTGGAGCAACCGGGCTTCAGCGGCGAACGGCTGCGCCGAGTACGTTCCTGGGGTTGCGGCGGCGCCCCGCTGTCCCTGCCCGTGGCACAGAGCTATGTGGAGCACGGCATTCATGTGCGCACCGGCATGGGCATGACCGAAACCGGCCCCACGGTGTTTTTGCTCGATGAAGACAAAGTGATTGAAAAAATCGGCTCCGTGGGCCGTCCGCAATTGCTTACCGAAGTCCGCATCGTCGACCGGGATGGCCGTGACGTGCCCGACGGCGAAGCCGGCGAGCTGCTGATCCGTGGCCCCAACATTACGCCGGGTTACTGGAACCGTCCCGACGCCACCGCCGAGGCCATCGAAGCCGACGGCTGGCTGCACAGCGGCGACGTCGCCCGGCGCGACAACGACGGCTTTTATTACATCGTCGATCGCTGGAAGGACATGTACATCTCCGGCGGCGAAAACGTCTATCCCGCCGAAGTGGAAAAAGCACTTGAACAACATCCGGCCATCGCCGAAGTGGCGGTGGTGGGCATCGCTGACGAGCGCTGGGGCGAAGTGGGCAAGGCCTGCTACGTACTGCGCCCGGACAGCCACGTCGACGAGGACGCCTTGCGCGCCCACTGCCGTGAACGGCTGGCCGGCTACAAGGTTCCCAAGGTTTTCCAGTGCCTGCCGGCACTGCCCCGTAACGCCCTGGGCAAAGTCACCAAACAGGAGCTGCGCAATGGCGCTGAATAA
- a CDS encoding NHL repeat-containing protein, whose protein sequence is MTRNTLLYRLGQAALISALPLSASAFQTFADEDRSAELSSEPAHQRYQFNTPTTVTYDRDTVALGATQTRVYVADMGDYTIRVLNLNGAAIGTLDDADQTLAADSPASAVPDIRAPLGIAFLSKSEADDDRLAGLYVNDVGRQQVHFFRTVAGSADNFEYVTSIGQPGHGGGADLYLPRNMTITPQGFIYISDEFNHRIKAFSIDPDNNYQVNLIQTVGWQDGSGQYVGAGPILRGVDKNYGTDSTYYDDYAGEPEKRDGFRIPQGMTYYQSPDNGATYLYVADNGNNRIKIFRVDTATGQLTLDDMLGRIRDDDGNADHLKRPRGVRTDLQGNLYVADTYNGRILRFPNLAATTDTNPVKYRSSGSADAQATWVYGHLGIHQVEMRAPTTAANEDAAFQLPNDLVPVIDANGNFYREDIWSWGYFFSNARVHLVSDSGNNRIKKCWTNSGGTTLLRCSVSAGVGGESNHEFWGHPRTLAGQLHSASGMAWLGSKNRLLVSDTPNTRINMYDGSGNFLGRFPGTNISYGVTGIATFNDSNHGEMVAVLVGADATLPWPYTGDASVRIYDADGNLEELFNLSYRTGGLSAPRIALTSSNINYPVSISVRGSGDQHELYITSFANYAWRFDYDSGSSTLNRIWYAGGVDSSKGSDLGDNWSLGPAFFDQGAPGTFDQIGGVLALSDRIYVTDRRNQRIQALSPANGGLLGQVGVGGGTYDHPEDLEADRLFLPAGLAYDAQQDSLLVADGFNMVARAWANPDDSTPDSNGVIRPNYLGHWLDRSLGSRPGGLFDAEQVAVGDGSVFVFSLISNRITRFSWSELNP, encoded by the coding sequence ATGACCAGAAACACCCTGCTATACCGACTCGGCCAGGCCGCGCTGATCAGCGCCCTGCCGCTGTCGGCCAGCGCCTTCCAGACCTTCGCCGATGAAGACCGTTCGGCGGAACTGAGCAGCGAGCCGGCGCACCAACGCTATCAGTTCAATACCCCCACCACCGTTACTTACGACCGCGACACCGTTGCGCTAGGTGCCACCCAGACCCGCGTTTACGTGGCGGACATGGGCGACTACACAATCCGCGTGCTCAATCTCAACGGCGCCGCCATCGGCACCCTGGACGACGCCGACCAGACCCTGGCGGCGGACAGCCCGGCCAGCGCCGTTCCGGATATCCGCGCACCGCTGGGCATCGCTTTTCTGTCGAAAAGCGAAGCGGATGACGATCGCCTAGCCGGCCTTTACGTCAATGATGTAGGCCGTCAGCAGGTGCATTTTTTCCGCACCGTCGCCGGCAGCGCCGACAATTTCGAATACGTCACCTCTATCGGCCAGCCCGGTCACGGTGGCGGCGCCGATCTGTATTTGCCGCGTAACATGACGATCACCCCGCAGGGGTTCATCTACATCTCCGATGAATTCAACCATCGCATCAAGGCGTTCAGCATCGATCCGGACAACAACTATCAGGTCAACCTGATCCAGACAGTGGGCTGGCAGGACGGCAGCGGCCAGTACGTCGGTGCCGGGCCGATCCTGCGCGGTGTCGATAAAAACTACGGCACCGATTCCACCTACTACGACGACTACGCCGGTGAACCGGAAAAACGCGACGGCTTCCGCATTCCCCAGGGCATGACCTACTACCAGTCGCCGGATAATGGCGCCACCTATCTCTACGTGGCCGACAACGGCAACAACCGCATCAAGATTTTCCGCGTCGATACCGCCACCGGCCAGTTGACCCTGGACGACATGCTCGGGCGCATCCGCGATGACGACGGCAACGCCGATCATCTGAAGCGGCCTCGCGGTGTGCGCACCGATCTGCAGGGCAACCTGTACGTGGCGGACACCTACAACGGCCGCATCCTGCGCTTCCCCAACCTGGCCGCCACCACCGACACCAATCCAGTGAAATATCGTAGCAGCGGCAGCGCCGACGCTCAGGCCACCTGGGTCTACGGCCATCTGGGCATTCATCAGGTGGAAATGCGCGCCCCCACCACCGCCGCCAATGAAGATGCCGCTTTCCAATTGCCCAACGATCTGGTGCCAGTGATCGATGCCAACGGTAATTTCTACCGCGAGGATATCTGGTCCTGGGGTTACTTCTTCAGTAACGCCCGCGTACATCTGGTCAGCGACAGCGGCAACAACCGCATCAAGAAATGCTGGACCAACTCCGGCGGTACCACCCTGCTGCGCTGCTCCGTTTCCGCCGGCGTCGGCGGTGAGAGCAACCACGAATTCTGGGGGCACCCGCGTACGCTCGCCGGACAACTGCACTCCGCCAGCGGCATGGCCTGGCTTGGCAGCAAGAACCGCTTGCTGGTGAGCGATACCCCCAACACCCGCATCAACATGTACGACGGCAGCGGCAACTTCCTGGGCCGTTTCCCCGGCACCAACATCAGCTACGGGGTCACCGGCATCGCCACCTTCAACGACAGCAACCACGGCGAAATGGTGGCGGTTCTGGTGGGCGCCGACGCCACCCTGCCCTGGCCCTACACCGGTGACGCCAGCGTTCGCATTTACGACGCCGACGGCAACCTGGAAGAGCTGTTCAATCTGAGCTACCGCACCGGCGGCCTGTCGGCACCGCGCATCGCCCTGACCTCCAGCAACATCAATTACCCGGTATCGATCTCGGTCCGCGGCAGCGGCGATCAGCACGAGCTGTACATCACCAGCTTCGCCAACTACGCCTGGCGGTTCGATTACGACAGCGGCAGCAGCACGCTGAACCGGATCTGGTACGCCGGCGGCGTCGACAGCAGCAAAGGCAGTGACCTGGGCGACAACTGGAGTCTCGGCCCGGCGTTCTTCGACCAGGGCGCGCCCGGCACCTTCGATCAGATCGGCGGCGTGCTGGCCTTGTCCGACCGCATCTACGTCACCGACCGGCGCAACCAGCGCATCCAGGCTCTGTCCCCGGCCAACGGCGGCCTGCTCGGGCAAGTGGGCGTCGGCGGCGGCACCTATGACCATCCGGAAGACCTGGAAGCGGACCGGCTGTTCCTGCCCGCCGGCCTGGCCTACGACGCGCAACAGGACAGCCTGCTGGTGGCCGATGGCTTCAACATGGTGGCGCGGGCCTGGGCCAACCCGGACGACAGCACCCCGGACAGCAACGGCGTGATCCGCCCGAACTATCTGGGCCATTGGCTGGACCGGTCTCTGGGCAGCCGCCCGGGCGGCCTGTTCGACGCCGAACAGGTGGCCGTGGGTGACGGCTCGGTATTCGTGTTCTCACTGATCAGCAACCGCATCACCCGCTTCAGCTGGTCGGAACTGAACCCGTAA
- a CDS encoding enoyl-CoA hydratase/isomerase family protein, giving the protein MSELVLYQNQDGLARLTLNRPERHNALVPELLDALADALARAHGEAPRALLLDANGRSFSTGGDVAGFYHTPRELRRDYAHHVVGRLNDVILALLTLPCPTVVAVHGTVTGGSLGLVLGCDIAVAGPRANFAPWYTVVGYSPDGGWTALMPERIGRARALDIQLLNRQVSAEEAHRIGLVQHLVNEGEEHNQALALAQQLCRAQPSSVRHTLALTRPDPHRVRAALDDERQHFLEQIDSDEADSGMAAFLAR; this is encoded by the coding sequence ATGAGCGAGCTGGTGCTTTATCAGAACCAGGACGGCCTGGCACGGCTCACCCTCAACCGCCCGGAGCGGCATAACGCCCTGGTGCCGGAATTGCTGGATGCCCTCGCCGATGCTCTGGCCCGCGCCCATGGCGAAGCCCCCAGAGCACTGCTGCTCGACGCCAATGGCCGTTCCTTTTCCACCGGCGGTGACGTGGCCGGCTTCTATCACACGCCGCGAGAGCTGCGCCGCGACTACGCCCACCACGTGGTGGGCCGTCTCAACGACGTCATCCTGGCCTTGCTGACGCTGCCCTGCCCCACGGTGGTGGCGGTGCACGGCACCGTGACCGGCGGCTCCCTCGGCCTGGTACTGGGCTGCGATATCGCCGTGGCCGGGCCACGCGCCAACTTCGCGCCCTGGTACACCGTGGTGGGCTACAGCCCCGACGGCGGCTGGACCGCGCTGATGCCGGAACGGATCGGCCGCGCCCGCGCCCTCGACATCCAGTTGCTCAACCGACAGGTAAGCGCCGAAGAGGCGCATCGTATCGGGCTGGTGCAGCACCTGGTGAACGAGGGCGAGGAACACAATCAGGCACTCGCGCTGGCACAGCAGTTGTGCCGGGCGCAGCCGTCCAGTGTCCGTCACACCCTGGCACTGACGCGGCCGGATCCACACCGGGTGCGCGCCGCCCTCGATGACGAGCGCCAGCATTTTCTGGAACAGATCGACAGCGACGAAGCGGACAGCGGCATGGCCGCCTTCCTCGCCCGCTGA
- a CDS encoding TetR/AcrR family transcriptional regulator has translation MSSAAKDIAPSAPKTARGARTRARILKAAEDTFGSLGYHRAGISDITRAAGVAQGTLYCYFSGKEEILRELVRDMGHKVRAHLAASVISARDRLQAEELGLRAFLEYVSANPSLYRVLQEAQFVDEAIFREYYEAFGRGYMRMLADATRKGEVRPGNDEIRVWALMGLSNFLGLRFALWDRDRSFDEIVATISDLFRNGLALDGKEKA, from the coding sequence ATGAGTTCCGCCGCCAAGGACATCGCCCCCAGCGCCCCGAAAACCGCCCGTGGTGCCCGCACCCGCGCCCGGATTCTGAAAGCCGCCGAGGACACCTTTGGCTCTCTTGGCTATCACCGCGCCGGCATCAGCGACATCACCCGCGCCGCCGGCGTCGCCCAGGGCACGCTGTACTGCTATTTCTCCGGCAAGGAGGAAATCCTGCGTGAACTGGTACGCGACATGGGACATAAAGTGCGGGCCCATCTGGCCGCCAGTGTGATCAGCGCCCGCGACCGGCTGCAGGCAGAGGAGCTGGGTCTGCGCGCCTTCCTCGAATACGTCAGCGCCAACCCCTCGCTGTATCGGGTGCTGCAGGAAGCGCAATTCGTCGATGAAGCGATCTTCCGCGAATATTACGAAGCGTTCGGCCGGGGCTACATGCGCATGCTGGCCGACGCTACCCGCAAGGGCGAAGTGCGGCCCGGCAACGATGAGATCCGGGTCTGGGCCTTGATGGGCCTGTCCAACTTTCTCGGCCTGCGTTTCGCCCTTTGGGACCGGGACCGCTCCTTCGACGAGATCGTCGCCACCATATCGGATCTGTTCCGCAACGGGCTGGCCCTGGACGGCAAGGAGAAAGCATGA
- a CDS encoding substrate-binding domain-containing protein has translation MKQRLLAVTAFTLGTLSFSAVAQAGDSVRIAHVTGFSGPLSAYAKQLSDGMSMGFEYATDGTMEVAGRKIEIIDKDTQNDPARARSLVEEAYAEDDASIVVGPVASGVALATLPIAEEYERIIMPEGVADAITGEQWNRYVFRVGRNSSQDAVSNAVALGQPGVCVATIAQDYAFGRDGVAAYKEAMTSSGGKVVHEEYLPTDATDFTAAAQRLFGALKDRDGCDKGKYIFAIWAGSANPLSRIQDLHPERHGIKLATGGNILPALASYSAFPGMEGAGFYYFESPKNEINDWFVKEHFKRFDAAPDFFTAQGFAQAMAITAALRKTEGSSDSEDLIEAMEGLSFDTPKGKMTFRAEDHQAMQAMYHFRIESQERDDWFADRTVTAGVPVLVREIPMDEMKIPLRNQR, from the coding sequence ATGAAGCAGCGTCTGCTCGCCGTAACGGCGTTCACCCTGGGTACCCTGTCGTTTTCCGCTGTCGCGCAAGCCGGTGACAGTGTCCGCATCGCCCATGTCACCGGATTCTCCGGTCCGCTTTCCGCCTACGCCAAGCAGTTGAGCGATGGCATGAGCATGGGCTTCGAATACGCCACCGACGGCACCATGGAAGTGGCCGGCCGCAAGATCGAGATCATCGATAAAGACACCCAGAACGACCCCGCCCGGGCCCGCTCCCTGGTGGAGGAAGCCTATGCCGAGGACGATGCCAGCATCGTGGTGGGGCCGGTGGCCTCCGGCGTGGCTCTGGCCACCTTGCCGATCGCCGAGGAATACGAGCGCATCATCATGCCGGAGGGCGTGGCCGACGCCATCACCGGTGAACAATGGAACCGCTACGTATTCCGGGTCGGCCGTAACTCTTCCCAGGATGCGGTCTCCAACGCGGTGGCGCTGGGCCAGCCCGGTGTCTGCGTGGCCACCATCGCCCAGGACTACGCTTTTGGCCGCGATGGCGTGGCCGCCTATAAAGAGGCGATGACCTCCAGCGGCGGCAAGGTGGTTCACGAGGAATACCTGCCCACCGACGCCACCGACTTCACCGCCGCCGCCCAGCGTCTGTTCGGCGCTCTGAAGGACCGCGACGGTTGTGACAAGGGCAAATACATCTTCGCCATCTGGGCCGGCAGCGCCAATCCGCTCAGCCGGATCCAGGATCTGCACCCGGAACGTCATGGCATCAAGCTCGCCACCGGCGGCAATATCCTGCCCGCGCTGGCCAGCTACTCCGCCTTCCCCGGCATGGAAGGGGCCGGCTTCTATTACTTTGAATCGCCGAAGAACGAGATCAACGACTGGTTCGTGAAGGAACACTTCAAGCGTTTCGACGCGGCACCGGATTTCTTCACCGCCCAGGGCTTCGCCCAGGCCATGGCGATCACCGCCGCGCTGCGCAAGACCGAAGGGTCCAGCGACAGCGAGGACCTGATCGAGGCGATGGAAGGGCTCAGCTTCGACACGCCCAAGGGCAAGATGACCTTCCGCGCGGAAGACCATCAGGCGATGCAGGCCATGTACCACTTCCGTATCGAATCGCAAGAGCGTGATGACTGGTTCGCGGATCGCACCGTCACCGCCGGTGTGCCGGTGCTGGTACGGGAAATTCCCATGGACGAAATGAAGATTCCGCTGCGCAATCAGCGCTGA
- a CDS encoding ABC transporter ATP-binding protein encodes MASPTAVLETRDLTIQFGGHVAVNRVSCAFQAGTLTAIVGPNGAGKTTWFNLISGQLRASAGSVHLFGEDITGLGVAARADKGLGRAFQLTNLFPDLSALENVRLAVASRHRIGHVFWQMASKRRDITDRAAEYLRQVNMHHRADDVVANLSHGDQRKLEVALMLALEPTVFMFDEPTAGMSVDEVPVILDLIAQIKQREDKVVLLVEHKMDVVRSLADRIVVLHNGELVADGEPTEVIASPIVQEAYLGVAAEAEEGA; translated from the coding sequence ATGGCGTCACCAACCGCCGTTCTCGAAACCCGCGACCTGACCATCCAGTTCGGTGGTCACGTGGCGGTGAATCGGGTGTCCTGCGCCTTTCAGGCGGGCACCCTGACCGCCATCGTTGGTCCCAACGGGGCGGGTAAAACCACCTGGTTCAATCTGATCTCAGGGCAACTGCGGGCCAGCGCCGGCAGTGTCCATCTGTTTGGCGAAGACATCACCGGTCTGGGCGTGGCCGCCCGGGCGGACAAGGGGCTGGGGCGCGCGTTTCAGCTCACCAATCTGTTTCCCGATCTCAGCGCCCTGGAAAACGTGCGCCTGGCGGTGGCCTCGCGTCACCGTATCGGCCATGTGTTCTGGCAGATGGCGTCGAAGCGCCGTGATATCACCGACCGCGCCGCCGAGTATCTGCGGCAGGTCAACATGCATCACCGCGCCGATGACGTGGTGGCCAACTTATCCCACGGTGATCAGCGCAAGCTGGAAGTAGCCCTGATGCTGGCGCTGGAGCCCACCGTGTTCATGTTCGACGAACCCACCGCCGGCATGAGTGTGGATGAAGTGCCGGTGATCCTGGATCTGATCGCCCAGATCAAACAGCGCGAGGACAAAGTGGTGCTGCTGGTGGAACACAAAATGGATGTGGTGCGCTCCCTGGCGGATCGCATCGTGGTGTTGCACAACGGCGAGCTGGTGGCGGACGGCGAGCCCACCGAGGTGATCGCCTCGCCGATCGTGCAGGAAGCCTATCTGGGCGTGGCGGCGGAAGCGGAGGAGGGCGCATGA
- a CDS encoding ABC transporter ATP-binding protein — MSEPILSLREVYADIDQYHILHGVDLDVPAGELTVLLGRNGAGKSTTLRTIMGLTTLTRGQVRFQGRDIGGTATPAIARGGIAFVPENMGIFGQLTVRENMVLAAVSGAMDEPRLDWIFEVFPPLKKFWNRAAGNLSGGQKQMLAIARAVIEPRELLLVDEPTKGLAPAIINDLADAFEQLKQQQVSILLVEQNFNFSRRLGQSVAVMSDGHIVHRGTMAELAEDEDLQHELLGLGLGAHQ, encoded by the coding sequence ATGAGCGAGCCGATTCTGTCTCTGCGGGAGGTCTACGCGGACATCGACCAATACCACATTCTACACGGCGTCGATCTGGACGTGCCGGCCGGGGAACTAACGGTACTGCTGGGACGTAACGGTGCCGGCAAAAGCACCACGCTGCGTACCATCATGGGCCTGACCACCCTGACCAGAGGGCAGGTGCGTTTCCAGGGGCGTGACATTGGCGGCACGGCGACGCCGGCCATCGCCCGTGGCGGCATTGCCTTCGTGCCGGAGAACATGGGTATCTTCGGCCAGCTCACGGTGCGGGAAAACATGGTCCTGGCGGCGGTCAGCGGTGCCATGGACGAGCCGCGCCTGGACTGGATTTTCGAAGTGTTTCCGCCACTGAAAAAATTCTGGAACCGCGCCGCCGGCAATCTTTCCGGCGGGCAGAAGCAGATGCTGGCGATTGCCCGGGCGGTAATCGAACCGCGTGAGTTGTTGCTGGTGGACGAGCCCACCAAAGGGCTGGCGCCGGCCATCATCAATGATCTGGCCGATGCTTTCGAACAGCTCAAACAGCAGCAGGTATCGATCCTGCTGGTGGAACAGAACTTCAATTTTTCCCGGCGCCTTGGCCAGTCCGTGGCGGTGATGAGCGACGGACATATCGTGCACCGGGGCACCATGGCGGAACTCGCCGAGGACGAAGACCTGCAGCATGAACTGCTGGGCCTTGGCCTGGGCGCGCACCAATAA